In one Nocardia tengchongensis genomic region, the following are encoded:
- a CDS encoding 1-acyl-sn-glycerol-3-phosphate acyltransferase codes for MEPVYYPIIGLARTVFALQGLKFAIKGDENIPASGGAVIAINHTGYMDFTYAGLPARTTKRYVRFMAKKEVFDNAITGPIMRALKHIPVDRSAGADSYHEAVARLKAGELVGVYPEATISRSFELKDFKSGAARMALEAGVPIIPIVIWGAQRVWTKGHPKRLGRTNTPISIAVGKPIQPFEPASALTEQLKATMSDMLLDLQKDYTHEAGAYWVPSRLGGGAPTLEEANEMDRAEAEQKAARRAQPTAD; via the coding sequence GTGGAACCCGTCTACTACCCGATCATCGGGCTGGCCCGCACCGTTTTCGCGCTGCAGGGCCTGAAGTTCGCCATCAAGGGCGACGAGAACATTCCGGCATCCGGTGGTGCGGTGATCGCGATCAACCACACCGGGTACATGGACTTCACCTACGCGGGCCTGCCCGCCCGGACCACGAAGCGCTATGTCCGTTTCATGGCGAAGAAGGAAGTCTTCGACAACGCCATCACCGGCCCGATCATGCGTGCTCTCAAGCACATTCCGGTGGACCGGTCCGCGGGCGCGGATTCCTATCACGAGGCTGTCGCCCGCCTGAAGGCCGGCGAGTTGGTCGGCGTGTACCCCGAGGCCACCATCAGCCGCAGTTTCGAGCTGAAGGACTTCAAGTCCGGCGCGGCCCGCATGGCCTTGGAGGCCGGCGTCCCGATCATCCCGATCGTCATCTGGGGCGCCCAGCGCGTCTGGACGAAGGGCCACCCGAAGCGTCTGGGCCGCACCAACACCCCCATCTCAATCGCGGTGGGCAAGCCGATCCAGCCTTTCGAGCCCGCCTCGGCCCTGACCGAGCAGCTCAAGGCCACCATGTCGGACATGCTCCTGGACCTGCAGAAGGACTACACCCACGAGGCCGGCGCCTACTGGGTCCCGTCCCGCCTGGGCGGCGGCGCCCCCACCCTCGAGGAAGCCAACGAAATGGACCGCGCCGAGGCCGAGCAGAAGGCCGCCCGCCGCGCGCAGCCGACCGCCGACTAG
- a CDS encoding Rieske 2Fe-2S domain-containing protein has product MQITSVGHAGFHIRTAAGTILCDPWVNPAYFGSWFPFPDNTQLDWDELGNCDFLYVSHLHRDHWDAKLLADKINKDTTVLLPDYPVPDLKRELEALGFTKFVETEDSVKTTVTGPGGDLDIMIIALRAPADGPIGDSALVVADGETVCFNMNDARPVDMDVLHDAFGHVDIHLLQYSGAIWYPMVYDIPAKTKANFGKQKRQRGMDRARSYIEQVGATWVVPSAGPPVFLDDELRYLNDDRGDEGNIFPDQITFLDQMRIHGNEGGLLLIPGSTADVRGKELTSLTHPVDPDTIYGDKAAYIEDMAQRLAPVLAAEKATWAPAEGEPLLPALKTKFEPIMKQSDLICDGIGYPVGLVMGDETVVLDFPKREVRLPIEGEGKYRYGFRIPPQLVRTVLRDDEPDWVNTIFLSTRFTTWRIGGYNEFLYTFFKCLTDERIAYADGWFSEAHDDTTSTELDGWEVQRRCPHLKADLSKFGVVEGNTLTCNLHGWQWDLESGRCKTSKGHELRSKKLV; this is encoded by the coding sequence GTGCAGATCACCAGCGTCGGACACGCCGGATTCCACATCCGAACCGCGGCCGGAACGATCCTCTGCGATCCGTGGGTCAATCCGGCCTACTTCGGATCATGGTTCCCGTTCCCCGACAACACCCAATTGGACTGGGACGAGCTCGGCAACTGCGATTTCCTCTACGTATCGCATCTGCACCGCGATCACTGGGACGCCAAGCTGCTCGCGGACAAGATCAACAAGGACACCACCGTCCTGCTCCCCGACTACCCGGTGCCGGACCTCAAGCGTGAGCTGGAGGCGCTCGGGTTCACCAAGTTCGTGGAGACCGAGGATTCGGTCAAGACCACTGTCACCGGTCCCGGCGGCGACCTCGACATCATGATCATCGCGCTGCGCGCGCCCGCCGACGGACCGATCGGCGACTCCGCGCTCGTCGTCGCCGACGGGGAAACCGTCTGCTTCAACATGAACGACGCGCGACCCGTCGACATGGACGTGCTGCACGACGCCTTCGGGCACGTCGACATCCACCTGCTGCAGTACTCCGGGGCCATCTGGTACCCGATGGTGTACGACATTCCGGCCAAGACCAAGGCCAACTTCGGCAAGCAGAAGCGCCAGCGCGGCATGGACCGCGCCCGCTCCTACATCGAACAGGTCGGCGCCACCTGGGTCGTCCCGTCCGCCGGACCGCCCGTCTTCCTCGACGACGAACTGCGGTACCTCAACGACGATCGCGGCGACGAAGGCAACATCTTCCCCGACCAGATCACCTTCCTGGATCAGATGCGGATCCACGGCAACGAGGGCGGACTGCTCCTCATCCCCGGCTCCACCGCGGATGTGCGTGGCAAGGAACTCACTTCGCTCACCCACCCCGTCGACCCGGACACCATCTACGGCGACAAGGCCGCCTACATCGAGGACATGGCCCAGCGCCTGGCACCGGTGCTGGCCGCCGAGAAAGCCACCTGGGCGCCGGCCGAAGGCGAACCGCTGCTGCCCGCGCTCAAAACCAAGTTCGAGCCGATCATGAAGCAGAGCGACCTCATCTGCGACGGCATCGGCTACCCCGTCGGACTGGTCATGGGCGACGAAACCGTCGTCCTCGACTTCCCCAAACGCGAAGTGCGCCTGCCCATCGAGGGAGAAGGCAAGTACCGCTACGGATTCCGCATCCCCCCGCAGCTGGTCCGCACCGTACTCCGCGACGACGAACCCGACTGGGTCAACACCATCTTCCTGTCCACGCGCTTCACCACCTGGCGCATCGGCGGATACAACGAATTCCTCTACACCTTCTTCAAATGCCTCACCGACGAGCGCATCGCCTACGCCGACGGCTGGTTCTCCGAAGCGCACGACGACACCACCTCCACCGAACTCGACGGCTGGGAAGTCCAGCGCCGCTGCCCGCACCTCAAGGCGGACCTGTCGAAATTCGGTGTGGTGGAAGGCAATACGCTGACCTGCAACCTGCACGGGTGGCAGTGGGACCTGGAATCGGGCCGCTGCAAGACCTCCAAGGGCCACGAACTGCGCTCGAAAAAACTGGTCTGA